The window tttatgagtAAGAacaattttgagaaaattatataCACTAGAAATTAAGTATGAAAAAATGTATGTTTATTGATTATGTGAGAAGATACAAAAGCATTGAGACAATATGTTTGCTATCAAAGAATTCGGATCCCCCCCCCCCTTCTTTGTTCTTGGTTCTTCTTCTATAGATAGACAGAGGTGGATCGTAAGGATACTATGATCTCTGACGAGTATCAGGTGCGTTTATGATTGTCTTTAATATCTTGTCCTATGTTATGTTCAGGACTGAATACGACAGCTCGGCATGGATCATCTTCCTAGCTCGGTATAAGCCATGATAATCTTCGTAGGCCGAATATCTTCTCTTGTGCCTTAGAGACATTAGACCAGATTCTTGGATAGGGTCTGGAATGGGCTGAGACTCGCCTCTGACAATAgccaaatgatttttttttaaattaactaGTATTTTATCAAGTAAATAAGTAGGTAACAACGTGGAATAGAGAAGAGATacaaaatagaaaaattctTAGGTTTATCTGACCAATGATATCTTGCCAACTCATCTTcagtatttagaaaataaaaggttaaaaaattagaaatatatttatctacagaaaaaaaggaaaaaaataaacctAACGCCGCcgacttcttcttcatcaaaaaGATACGAAGAAAAATTGAGTTTTAGCTTTTAGGATTTCTTAAGCACTATATGGCTAACcttgagaagaagaaagacaagGAAAAGGTAAGTTTTCAGTTTGATGTTCTGGCTTGTTTCCTCCCTTGTTGCTCATACTAAGTTTTGTGTTTCTCAAAATTCATCTATTTtaagagtttttgttttgttttggcttctgtgttattcaagaaaaaattgTTATCTACACTAGAGAGCCACTACTTTAGAGACAGGCTCTAGTGAATTCAACAAGATGGGATATAGTCAAATTAATTTTGTCATGTTGATGAATTAGGTCAAAGCAAAGATTATGCGGTGAACATGCGATGTTAGAATACTGGACAGTGACTGctatgatgatttttttttcttttgtcacgTTGTTTATATGAACacttataatataattatatacctAGTGACTTCAACAAGACGAGGTGTTGAGGACATAATACTAACTGTTTTTTAGTTTAGCTGCATTGACATGCAAAGGAATAATCTGTTATTATTGAGAAcctgactcttttttttttaaaactaaaacagGCATCCAGCGAAGAAGAGGACGATGTTTCAGTCAGTGAAGACGACATTTCACTAAGTGAATTTGAGGAAGAATACGAAATAGCCACCAAAGAGGTTCAACTTAAAACAGAAGATGCTGATGCTTTAGAAGCAAACAATGAGAAGAAAGATGAACTTTGATGAACTTTGTATTGGAATGGAGTTTCTCCACTTCATACCCGTTTTCCGGCAGAGACTGCACAAAAGATGTTTTGGACAAGCATGTTTAGAGTATTtctacttaattttttttataaagattgTTTACCCCAATACCCAGCACAAATATTTCATTTACTTCGGTTACTACGTACCTCATCTTGTAGAGTTTTGAGTGATCAATGCAACATATTTTTAGTCTTCAGTTTATGGCAAACCATTTGTTTAGACCTTGAGATGAAGAAACATGACAGTCTAAACTGAATCCTGAGTCTGGAGATGAAGAAACATAACAGTCTAAACTGAATCCTGAGTCTGAGATGGAGAAACATTGAGCCCTTTGCACTCACATTTTTTGTTCCAGATTTATAATCAATCACTACGGAGCAGCATTAAGACATATAAGGTATCAACCATGGTGGCAATGAACTCTAGAGTTTTTTGGAAGCCAGCAAAAAAGAAGTCAAGAcctgaaaaaaataatgaatataatgCAAATATTAGAGGTTTACACACAGACAAGGAGGCATACTGCTTGCTGCGACACCGAGCTCCCTGGAAGATCTCTTAACTTCTTTTGGAACACTGTTAGCAGATTAGATACAGAAAAATAAGTTCTCAAGGGTAAGAATCTAGTTTAGCAGTTGCAAGTGTTTACACTGTTAAGCTTTATTTTTCTTAGACAGCATAGTTACCTACAGTTCTTGATTTCGTGAGGCACAAGAGAAGGACGATAAAGTGGATCCAAGACGTATGTCTCTGCCAGACGTATGTCTCTGCCAGACGTATATCTCTGCCAAACGTATATCTCTGCCTCCTCTTGTGGCTCTTCCTCACTGCCAAACTCAGATGGTCACCAAAGTAGCGGTGTCCTCATCTTCTCCCGAGGAAGAGAATTGTGTTGTGGCTGtcaagttttttgtttttgttggatGGTCCAAGGTGAATTAGAAAGCAAAGAATTTGAGACTTGAAAGTCACAAACACAGACTCTTTTCTTTTATGTACCAATGAAGAGGAAGACGCATTGAGTCCGACGGCCTTATTAACTTTAatgtttatctttttcttttttttttctgtagatAAATATCTTTCTAAGTTTTTggctttttattttctaaagacTGAACATGAGTGACAAGATATCATTGGTTAGGTGAACCTAAGAATTTCTCAACGAAATAATATTTTGTGGAAAAGAgcgaaaacaaaataatatttcttggaagaaagaaaagcaaaataaaaattttaataaaagttTAGGAAAAGGTTGACTTGTTCTTCCCCGCTCTGCGCttgctctcttctctctcacaaCCAAAGTCGTACTATTACATCCCTCAGGTTTGTCTCTGATCTCAAATCTTTGTCGGAACATTTAGCTAGATGATCACTTAGGAATCTAATCTCAATCTTGATCAGGACGTTTTGTTTGTAACTCATGGAGCGGTTGACATCTCCTCCTCGTCTCATGATAGTCTCAGATCTTGATGATACAATGGTATTTTATACCTAAGATTCTTCTTTCAAGAGCAACGATTTTGATTTTACGTGTACACGTTTCCTTCCAtcttcttgtgtgtgtgtgtgtttccagGTTGAACATCGCAATGATAATGATAATCACTCTTTGTTGAGGTTCAACTCATTGTGGGAGGAAGCTTATCGCCATGACTCTCTTCTTGTTTTCTCAACGGGAAGAGCAAAAACAATGTACAAGAAACTGAGGAAAGAGAGACCATTGTTAACTCCTGATGTTATCGTTACATCCGTAGGAACTGAGATATCATATGGTAAATCAATGGTTCCCGATGAGAACTGGGTTGAGATCATGAACAATAAATGGAACCGAGGAATTGTCGAAGAAGAAACCAGCAAGTTCCCTGAGTTAACTCTTCAGGTTACTTACTTTCTTCTTCAACACACAAATAAAAGTCTCTACCTAGCAATGATTTTGTATAACAATATTCTGATAAATCCTTGCAGGCAGAAACTGAGCAGATGCCTCACAAGCTTAGCTTTCACGTTGACAAAAGTAAAGTCAAGGAAGTAACCAAGGAGCTATATCAACGGTTGGAGAAACGCGGGGTAATAAGATTGATTAATCTTGTTTacttatttgttatttatattgcTACTATACTTCGAATATAGGAGGAATCTCTCTTACAGTAATTTGCTGGTGATCTTTCCTATAAGGTCAACGATATTTAGTTTAGTCATTCTTTTTTACCCTAGACCCGCTAGTATGTTAGTGTTAGTGTTTCTGGACCGgaatattcttatatatatctTGTGTTCTTTAACAATGTATCTAAAAAATATCTCGAGCCTCCGGTAAGAAAATCTCTCTTTATGGTGGACGTAACCAATTTGGTGAATCATATTAAATCTCTTCGTTTGTTCATATCTTTTCTGCATTTTGCATCCATAAGATCATACATGATTATGGTTTTCTTGGTATTGTTATCAGTTGGAGATCAAAATAATCTTCAGTGGAGGAATAGCTCTAGATGTTTTGCCAAAAGGTGGAGGAAAAGGACAAGCTCTTGCTTATCTTCTAAAGAAGCTCAATACTGAAGGGAAACTTCCTCTTAATACTCTTGTTTGTGGTGACTCCGGAAACGATACTGAACTATTTACTATTCCTAATGTCTATGGTGTCATGGTTAGTTTTTACCATCTGAACCTCTGTTTTTTCCAGTTTCCattctctatttttttatttgttgatgTGCACTGAATCTGATATGACTCGTAGCGTTAGTTTCCCATGGACATAGTCGAACTAGTGAACCACATTAAATCTATGTCTCATTTACTTTTCTTGCGTTTATCGCTTGTTTTCCCATTATTTTCTTCATCCTTTATAAAATTATTCCTCTTATTTTCACAGGTAAGCAATGCACGAGAAGAGTTGTTGGAGTGGTATGCTGAAAACGGGAAAGACAATTCGAACATAATCCATGCGAGTGAGAGGTGTGC is drawn from Brassica rapa cultivar Chiifu-401-42 chromosome A05, CAAS_Brap_v3.01, whole genome shotgun sequence and contains these coding sequences:
- the LOC103868568 gene encoding probable sucrose-phosphatase 1 encodes the protein MERLTSPPRLMIVSDLDDTMVEHRNDNDNHSLLRFNSLWEEAYRHDSLLVFSTGRAKTMYKKLRKERPLLTPDVIVTSVGTEISYGKSMVPDENWVEIMNNKWNRGIVEEETSKFPELTLQAETEQMPHKLSFHVDKSKVKEVTKELYQRLEKRGLEIKIIFSGGIALDVLPKGGGKGQALAYLLKKLNTEGKLPLNTLVCGDSGNDTELFTIPNVYGVMVSNAREELLEWYAENGKDNSNIIHASERCAGGIIEAIGHFKLGPKLSLRDVSDFLQCKSDNVNPGHAVVEFFLFYERWRRGEIENCEAYTKSLKASCDPAGVIVHPSGAEKSLRDTIDELGKYHGDKKDKKFRVWTDQVLATETTHGTWIVKLNKWEQTGNERKCCTTTVKFTSKENEGFVWENVQQTWSEESEVKDDSNWII